The sequence TGTAAAATTATAATCCTTTAAAGGGAAATATGATAATAATGAGATGGATAAAAACACTGGAATCCAGGTCCACATTGCATAAAGTTCCCACATATGCCCAAAATAGCCAATGTTTGCTAACATGGTCGGTTTATCTTTGACCACTTCTCTTACCAAACGCCAGTTAAAGTTGGACTTTTTTGTTTTTAGTGGATTATCTTTCAACACAAATAATATAATTAATGCTGAAATAAAAGCCAGAATAGAAGAACCTTCAAGAACGTTTTCCCATGAATAAATTAGATTGAAAGAAAGTATAAATTCTGGGATTGCAGATCCAACCGTTAATCCTGCAATCACAGCTCCAACTGCTAATCCCCTTCTGTTAGGAAACCAGCTTGAAACCAACTGTACTGCTACAGGGTAAACTCCTGCCAGAGACATGCCTGTCAAAAACCTTAAAAGTATACCTATGCTGAAAATATGGCCATAAAATAAGTATAAGATATTAAAAAATGCGCCTAGTATAGAAGCTATTGCAAATAACATCCTTGAGTTAACAGAGTCTGGTATTGCAAAAGTGGCACTGATAAGAGTGCCAACAACAAATCCCAGTTGAAGGGACAATGTAATAAATACCGTTTCAAGAGAGCTTAGACTCCACTCTGTTTTGATCATAGGTATAATTGCTGTGGCACTGAACCATAAGCTCATTGACATTAGTACAGATATTGTGATAAGTACCAGAGCAACCCACCGATACTGCTCCGATTTTCTGGCTATCATATGATCTTTTAGATTCTCAATAAACTCTGATACTTTATCCATATACCATGATTTGGAAATTAATATTAAAAATTATTGTATTCTGAACATTGTCAATTATCTGTTAAAAGATATTGAACAGATGAGCTATTAACACAGCTCACATGTTTTGAAAACTATTCAAATTAAAAGATCCAGACAAAATCGATGGTTCAGGTAAAATAAAACAATATTCACTTATCAAAGAATAATTGAAAAAATAAAAATAGTAAATATAAATATAGCATTAAAGATGGATATTATATTTCAGATCAGTGCAATAATTGGAATTGCTCCGGCATTTGTATTACTCTATTTTATATGGAATAAGTTTGAGAACTTTTTTGATGAAAAATTACTTTTTTTCAATCTTGTAATGGGCTTGATTATAGGAACTTTTGTTGCAGCAGTGTTTCTCTTGATTTCTTATTCCTCTTCAAAATACATTGATCTATCCATTATATTCATTATAACATTCGCCTTTTTTTCAGAACTTATCAAGTTCCTATTCTTGAACAGAAAAAGA is a genomic window of Thermoplasmata archaeon containing:
- a CDS encoding MFS transporter, which encodes MDKVSEFIENLKDHMIARKSEQYRWVALVLITISVLMSMSLWFSATAIIPMIKTEWSLSSLETVFITLSLQLGFVVGTLISATFAIPDSVNSRMLFAIASILGAFFNILYLFYGHIFSIGILLRFLTGMSLAGVYPVAVQLVSSWFPNRRGLAVGAVIAGLTVGSAIPEFILSFNLIYSWENVLEGSSILAFISALIILFVLKDNPLKTKKSNFNWRLVREVVKDKPTMLANIGYFGHMWELYAMWTWIPVFLSISLLSYFPLKDYNFTVEILSFSVIGIAGLVGALFGGIIADRIGRTLSTSIYLSISGFCAIFIGLTFRAIPIITVTIALIWGAAVIADSAQFSTAVTELNPAYRTGSALTFQMSIGFLVTIFSIYLVEFLQSLIGWRWSFDILAIGPIIGIISMLKLRSLPESLKMAHGRR